The genomic stretch TCCGGAATTGATGCGGATTCCACCCACTGTACAAAGATTATTAACACTTACTTTAAATGCATAGTAGGGACCTTCGCTCATCTGGTACATATGTTTTCCGTCTTTACCGTAAAGGGTATCCACACCTGCCTTGGCATCCTTATTATAACGCTCCATGGTTTTTGTCAGGTTTGCAGGATTCATACCGAGTTTCCCCGCTAGTTCTTCAATTGTATCGGCTTTTACCACATATCCGCCGTCTACCATCTTGCCTACTATCTCAGTCAGTTTACTCCATCCATAGTCCATAGGAGTAATTTCTGGCATAGGACCCATGGCTATCTTGTCTCTCATACCCGCTGCTCTGGCTCCCTTTTCCTCCAGTGTTTTTAGCAGCTTCTCATTGTACAGAAAATAAGCATGATCTCCCTGAGAGATGACAGAATTACTGGACAGTGCTCTGTCATATACGATATCTTCATTAGCAAAACGTACTCCCTGTGCATTCACCCAGGGAATTATGGGAACATATGCTACGGAGCTTGTGGCCTGGTACAATTCCATAAACTCATAATCGCCCTCAATATTTCCATTTCCCTCTACTTTAAAGGTATGAGCAACCATAGCAGAAAGACCTCTGGCAGCAGCACCTGCATCCATCGCCATATTAATACCGTCGCCTACATTGGAGTTATAACCAGCGGCATTTACACTGACACCATTTAATGCTTCCTTCACCATTTCACTGTTTCCTACGAAACCACCGGATGCTATTATTACTGATTTGGCGGTTATACGTAATACGGATCCGTCTTTCGCTGCAGCAGTTACACCTGTAACTTTTCCAGCCTCTACAATCAGGCTTTTCGCAGGGGTTTCGTAATAGACTTCTGCTTTATTATCCTCAACGATCTTTTGAAGCATTGCTCCAAGCTGTTCTGAGGTTTTGGTATAATCATCATATTTATGATATCCGTTGGTGCCTTCCTCATGGCTTTGCTGTACGGCCGTTTCCGTTTTATGAAATACCACACCATGGTCTTCCAGCCAATCAGCAGTTGTTAAAGATAAATCCAGGAATTGCTTCACTAAAGTTGCATCTGCCAGCCAGTCCATCTCCTCCATCCACTTTTGAAAGATGAAATTGGTATCTATGGGTTCATCCCCTAATGCTCTTGCCTTTCTGCTGTCAGCGGCAAAAAAACCTCCGCCATTTGCAGTTGTTCCTCCGGCTATAGCTGTTTTCTCAAGTACAATTACCTTTGCTCCATTTTCCGCAGAGGTTACTGCTGCGGCTACTCCTGCACCACCAGCACCGATTACCACTACATCTGCTGCCAATTCTACGGTTTTACCTTCATTCTCCTTCACAACATCAGACTTAAGAGCCTCCATATTGCCTCCGGCTTGGCTGAGCGCCGCTTCTACTGCTTCCAGAAAAGCATCGGAAGTTACGGTAGCTCCACTTACGCCATCCACACCAAGGGATTGGTTATTTACAACCTCACCAGTAAGGCTCTCAATTGCTTTGTCTCCAAGTCCTTCTGTTTCGGATGATTCTACAGTCTTTATGCTTTCAATACTGTTTTCAGTAACAGTAACTTCAACTTTGATAACTCCATTTTTTCCTTTCGCTTCACCGGTATAAGTACCAGCTTTAAAGCTTAAGGACTCGGTATTTAC from Anaerocolumna sp. AGMB13020 encodes the following:
- a CDS encoding FAD-dependent oxidoreductase, yielding MKKVLAVLLSLILVFSLTGCQDKKSQEEKKTEPKATEEASKEEEGKGAVNTESLSFKAGTYTGEAKGKNGVIKVEVTVTENSIESIKTVESSETEGLGDKAIESLTGEVVNNQSLGVDGVSGATVTSDAFLEAVEAALSQAGGNMEALKSDVVKENEGKTVELAADVVVIGAGGAGVAAAVTSAENGAKVIVLEKTAIAGGTTANGGGFFAADSRKARALGDEPIDTNFIFQKWMEEMDWLADATLVKQFLDLSLTTADWLEDHGVVFHKTETAVQQSHEEGTNGYHKYDDYTKTSEQLGAMLQKIVEDNKAEVYYETPAKSLIVEAGKVTGVTAAAKDGSVLRITAKSVIIASGGFVGNSEMVKEALNGVSVNAAGYNSNVGDGINMAMDAGAAARGLSAMVAHTFKVEGNGNIEGDYEFMELYQATSSVAYVPIIPWVNAQGVRFANEDIVYDRALSSNSVISQGDHAYFLYNEKLLKTLEEKGARAAGMRDKIAMGPMPEITPMDYGWSKLTEIVGKMVDGGYVVKADTIEELAGKLGMNPANLTKTMERYNKDAKAGVDTLYGKDGKHMYQMSEGPYYAFKVSVNNLCTVGGIRINSGFEVVKNDPENGYTSIPNLYAAGADTGGLYSDHYAHTIEGAAQGWAYNSGRLAGAAATGNALGKSIDLLNQ